In Stieleria varia, one genomic interval encodes:
- a CDS encoding sigma-70 family RNA polymerase sigma factor: protein MQLAPEKWVDRYGDALFRYVVSRLQDAELAEELVQQTLLAALANQSQFAGAGSEKGWLMSILKRKLIDHLRSRNRSQTRDFSDESDESLDDFFDRHGRWRQRVRATLLEPLDSIDRDEFWPIFQGCVSELPDKQAGAFLLREVDELSTPEICKELQISTSNLWVLLHRARLRLADCMTRRWLHEKQ, encoded by the coding sequence ATGCAACTAGCGCCTGAGAAGTGGGTGGATCGATACGGCGATGCGCTATTCCGGTACGTCGTCTCTCGCCTTCAAGACGCTGAGTTGGCGGAAGAGCTGGTTCAACAGACGCTGCTCGCTGCGCTCGCAAATCAATCGCAATTTGCCGGTGCTGGTAGCGAGAAAGGCTGGCTGATGAGCATATTGAAGCGAAAACTGATTGATCATCTACGATCGCGAAATCGATCGCAGACCCGAGATTTTAGCGACGAGTCTGACGAGTCCCTTGATGACTTTTTTGATCGACACGGCCGTTGGCGACAGAGAGTGCGAGCTACACTGCTCGAGCCCTTGGACTCAATCGACCGCGATGAGTTTTGGCCCATCTTTCAGGGGTGTGTGTCTGAATTGCCGGACAAGCAGGCGGGTGCTTTTCTGTTGCGTGAAGTTGACGAATTGTCAACGCCCGAAATCTGTAAGGAGTTGCAGATTTCCACGTCTAATCTTTGGGTCTTGCTTCACAGGGCACGGCTGAGATTGGCCGACTGCATGACGAGACGTTGGCTACACGAAAAACAATAG
- a CDS encoding zf-HC2 domain-containing protein produces the protein MRSCKEISKLVSSSLDRKLSFRDRIEVWMHLKMCRLCGAFWRDLRRLRSNVRGQIVEKEQDESICLNPSSKARIQAEVNSRIGGDDKEP, from the coding sequence ATGCGAAGTTGTAAAGAAATCTCAAAGCTTGTCTCAAGCTCGCTCGATCGAAAATTGTCATTTCGAGACCGGATTGAAGTGTGGATGCACCTCAAGATGTGCCGCCTTTGCGGAGCATTCTGGCGTGATCTCCGGAGACTCAGGTCGAACGTTCGAGGTCAAATCGTCGAGAAGGAGCAAGATGAATCCATTTGCTTGAACCCCAGTTCCAAAGCAAGGATTCAAGCTGAAGTTAACAGTAGAATTGGCGGTGATGATAAAGAGCCGTGA